The window TCTCCGCCCACTGCCCCGAACATATTGGGTACACCGGGTTTTATAGAGAAATCATCCATTTCATTATTTAAAAAGAATCCCGCTCCTGATACAAGCACTTTGCTGCCGTAATATCCGTTAAGAGTGGTGGTTACAGAAGCCGCATTTCCATCCTTATCCAATACGGAAATATGAGTCGTCTGCATAGATTCTTTAGGCTGCTCTATAATTTTTCCCACTTCTGCACTTGGAGTAGCTTTATCAAAGCTGAAGCTTTTCCATCTTCCCTTCAGATAGTCGTCAGAAATCAGGTAAGTGGTTTTATCCTGAATAAAATCCGGATCACCCATGTATTCTGCTCTGTCTGCATAGGCTCTTCTTTCTGCTTCCGTCATGATCTGAACAGCCTTTGTAGAATTTTGCTGGTACTTTTCAAGATTTTCAAAGCTGGCCATTCTTAGCATCTGGGCAAGAAGAACACCTCCGCTTGAAGGTAGTGGCATGGTTACCACATCGTTTCCTTTATAGTCAAATTCAAGGGCTTTTCTTTCGGCCACTTTATAATTTTTAAGATCTTCAAGGGTGATAATTCCATTGCCTCTTTTCATTTCTGCAACAAGAAGATCAGCTGTTTTTCCTTCATAGAAACCTTTAGCACCTAGTTTTTGGATTAGTTTCAAAGTCTCGGCTAAGTCTTTTTGAACCAGTAAATCTCCAGCTTTCCATGGAGTATCTTTTACAAAGAGAATAGAAGATTTATTATGCTTCTGGAATTTTTCCCTCTGGCTGTTCAGCATATCTGCTTCCTTGTCTGTGATGGCAAATCCTTTTTCAGCAAGGTCAATAGCAGGCTGGATAATTTTTTCCATAGGAAGTTTACAGTATTTCAGAGTCGCAAAAAATCCGGCAACACTTCCCGGAATTCCTACCGCCAGTCTTCCGTTTTGAGACAGGTCAGTGTCAGCTTTTCCTTTTTTATCAATGTACATATCTCTGGAAGCCTTTTTCGGTGCAGTTTCCCGGTAATCCAAGGTGAATTTTTCTCCATTACTTTTTACCCCCACCAAAAAACCGCCTCCTCCTATGTTTCCTGCCTGAGGATAAACTACAGCAAGAGCGTATTGAGTAGCGGTAACTGCGTCATAGGCATTGCCGCCCATCTTTAAGATTTTAGCTCCCGCCTCACTGGCTAATGGATGTGCAGAGACCACGACTCCTTTATTCTTTACCTGTACCTCTTTGATAATATTGATATCTGTGAACTGAGCCCAGCTAAGCTGAGCTGCCAACAGCATCGAAGCAATTAAAATCTTCTTCATATGATTGTTTTTCTTTAAAACAAAATTATTGAATTTTAAGTTAATCACAACCTGATGATCAATGCATTTGTTTTTTTCTTTCAT of the Chryseobacterium aureum genome contains:
- the ggt gene encoding gamma-glutamyltransferase codes for the protein MKKILIASMLLAAQLSWAQFTDINIIKEVQVKNKGVVVSAHPLASEAGAKILKMGGNAYDAVTATQYALAVVYPQAGNIGGGGFLVGVKSNGEKFTLDYRETAPKKASRDMYIDKKGKADTDLSQNGRLAVGIPGSVAGFFATLKYCKLPMEKIIQPAIDLAEKGFAITDKEADMLNSQREKFQKHNKSSILFVKDTPWKAGDLLVQKDLAETLKLIQKLGAKGFYEGKTADLLVAEMKRGNGIITLEDLKNYKVAERKALEFDYKGNDVVTMPLPSSGGVLLAQMLRMASFENLEKYQQNSTKAVQIMTEAERRAYADRAEYMGDPDFIQDKTTYLISDDYLKGRWKSFSFDKATPSAEVGKIIEQPKESMQTTHISVLDKDGNAASVTTTLNGYYGSKVLVSGAGFFLNNEMDDFSIKPGVPNMFGAVGGEANSIQPNKRMLSSMTPTIILKNGKPFMVVGTPGGTTIPTSVYQSIVNVVDFKLNANISVNAPKFHHQWLPETITVENNFPESTISELKSKNYVIEKTKYIGKTEMIVLDDKGNIHAVADGRGDDSVAVE